In Paramisgurnus dabryanus chromosome 14, PD_genome_1.1, whole genome shotgun sequence, one genomic interval encodes:
- the rab3ab gene encoding RAB3A, member RAS oncogene family, b, with product MASATDNRYGQKESSDQNFDYMFKILIIGNSSVGKTSFLFRYADDSFTPAFVSTVGIDFKVKTIYRNDKRIKLQIWDTAGQERYRTITTAYYRGAMGFILMYDITNEDSFAAVQDWSTQIKTYSWDNAQVLLVGNKCDMEDERVVASERGRQLSEHLGFEYFEASAKDNINVKQTFERLVDIICEKMSESLDAADPAVTGAKQGPQLTEQPAAPHQDCAC from the exons ATGGCTTCAGCTACAGATAACCGTTATGGACAAAAGGAGTCTTCTGATCAGAACTTTGATTACATGTTCAAAATCCTGATCATCGGGAATAGCAGCGTCGGAAAGACAAGCTTTCTGTTTCGTTACGCAGATGACTCTTTCACCCCAGCATTTGTAAGCACAGTGGGCATCGACTTTAAGGTGAAGACCATCTACAGGAATGACAAGAGGATAAAACTGCAGATCTGG GATACAGCAGGACAGGAGCGATACAGAACCATCACCACTGCCTACTACCGTGGAGCCATGGGCTTCATCCTCATGTACGACATCACCAATGAAGACTCTTTCGCTGCAGTGCAGGACTG GTCCACACAGATTAAGACATACTCGTGGGACAATGCCCAGGTACTACTAGTGGGCAACAAGTGTGATATGGAGGATGAGAGGGTCGTCGCCTCTGAGAGGGGCAGACAGCTCTCCGAGCACCTCG gTTTTGAGTATTTTGAAGCCAGTGCCAAGGACAACATCAACGTCAAACAAACCTTCGAGAGGCTGGTGGACATAATCTGTGAGAAGATGTCCGAGAGCCTGGATGCTGCTGATCCTGCAGTGACGGGAGCCAAACAGGGACCCCAGCTCACAGAGCAACCCGCCGCTCCGCACCAGGACTGCGCCTGTTGA